A genomic segment from Bradyrhizobium sp. CB1015 encodes:
- a CDS encoding alpha/beta fold hydrolase — MPRVQAGEVQLGWREWGGGDVTVVFIHGNLASKDWIELAAPLFPSGLRVIGIDWRGCGDSDRPKPAADYSNYSMRQHADDMLAALDALEIGYCHLATHSTGGIIAARMLLKQPQRFGRVFALDPVTPLGMAFNADQIGLFRAMMSSKELTRSVMATAASSLFVPESLGPNMIPRFREGLGEIQALFDRIIEQTFGVSEGIWIGTPVNLTREKESRELERRMSEIRHPHLVLWGECDGWIAPADLRTMAEAMPVCRLVIVPGIGHSMNLERPALYAGYFGAWFGGLAA, encoded by the coding sequence ATGCCGAGGGTGCAGGCGGGCGAAGTCCAGCTCGGCTGGCGGGAGTGGGGAGGAGGCGACGTCACCGTCGTCTTCATCCACGGAAATCTCGCCAGCAAGGACTGGATCGAACTCGCCGCGCCGTTGTTCCCATCCGGCCTTCGCGTGATCGGCATCGATTGGCGCGGCTGCGGCGACAGCGACCGGCCGAAGCCGGCGGCCGACTATTCCAACTACTCGATGCGGCAGCACGCCGACGACATGCTGGCGGCGCTTGATGCGCTCGAGATCGGCTATTGCCATCTCGCGACACATTCCACCGGCGGCATCATCGCGGCCAGGATGCTGCTCAAGCAGCCGCAGCGCTTCGGCCGCGTGTTCGCGCTTGATCCGGTGACGCCGCTCGGCATGGCCTTCAATGCCGACCAGATCGGATTATTCAGGGCCATGATGTCGAGCAAGGAGCTGACGCGGTCCGTGATGGCGACAGCCGCTTCTTCGCTGTTCGTCCCGGAGAGCCTGGGGCCGAACATGATCCCCCGCTTTCGCGAGGGGCTAGGAGAGATCCAGGCGCTGTTCGACCGGATCATCGAACAGACCTTCGGTGTATCGGAGGGGATCTGGATCGGCACGCCGGTGAACCTGACGCGGGAGAAGGAGAGCCGTGAGCTGGAGCGCCGTATGTCCGAGATCCGGCACCCGCACCTCGTGCTGTGGGGCGAGTGCGATGGCTGGATTGCACCTGCTGACCTCCGCACCATGGCCGAGGCGATGCCGGTTTGCCGGCTGGTGATCGTGCCCGGCATCGGGCATTCGATGAATCTCGAACGCCCGGCGCTTTATGCCGGCTATTTCGGCGCGTGGTTCGGAGGACTTGCCGCGTAG
- a CDS encoding phosphatase PAP2 family protein, with the protein MTTTKGGRRFRSAGILSNVKEDLELSLWLFQLNWILIGVVLVMLALGVLLTSFRMEVNGYVILLGMAGLYGYIGHRNAISGAANPRVYATLFTLAQIILVLVLVTSLGYIAASAALPMQEARLLAFDHALGLNFRTYLSFVNDRPGLIRALAPAYNSIFLQLTVLVVVLPVCGLYRRAAEFVLGYAITLIVTTVISTLIPATGVYHALELVPADHPNVEPLVYYATLRELPLVRDGSTRVLDAFSLAPLLTFPSFHAITAVLYTWAMWPLRWLRLVGCCWNALVLAATPIGGGHFFVDVIAGVAVALATIYAIRRLVNYLAHGQSQKRQAILIPSFTTGAR; encoded by the coding sequence TATGGCTGTTTCAGCTGAACTGGATCCTCATCGGCGTGGTCCTGGTCATGCTCGCGCTCGGTGTTCTGCTGACCAGCTTCCGAATGGAGGTCAATGGCTACGTCATTCTGCTCGGAATGGCGGGGCTCTACGGATACATCGGGCATCGCAACGCGATATCCGGCGCCGCCAATCCGCGGGTCTATGCAACTCTATTCACTCTCGCGCAGATCATTCTGGTCCTGGTTCTCGTCACATCGCTCGGATATATCGCGGCGTCAGCGGCGCTACCAATGCAGGAAGCCCGGCTGCTGGCATTCGATCATGCGCTCGGGTTGAATTTTCGGACCTATCTGTCGTTTGTGAACGACCGGCCGGGATTGATCCGCGCGCTTGCGCCCGCGTACAATTCCATATTCTTGCAGCTGACCGTTCTGGTCGTTGTTCTGCCCGTGTGCGGTCTCTACCGACGGGCCGCAGAGTTCGTCCTTGGCTATGCAATAACGCTGATCGTCACCACGGTCATTTCCACCCTGATCCCCGCCACGGGCGTTTATCATGCTCTTGAACTCGTGCCGGCGGATCATCCGAATGTCGAGCCGCTCGTTTACTACGCTACCCTGCGAGAGCTCCCCCTTGTCCGCGATGGCTCTACGAGAGTGCTAGATGCGTTCAGTCTGGCGCCCCTCCTGACCTTTCCGAGCTTCCACGCCATAACCGCTGTCCTCTACACATGGGCCATGTGGCCACTCCGCTGGTTGAGGCTTGTCGGGTGTTGTTGGAACGCCCTGGTGTTGGCGGCGACCCCGATTGGCGGTGGGCACTTCTTTGTCGACGTCATCGCTGGTGTGGCTGTCGCGTTAGCAACGATCTATGCGATACGCCGCCTAGTGAATTACCTTGCACACGGCCAATCGCAGAAGCGACAAGCGATATTGATCCCCTCGTTCACGACGGGCGCGAGATGA